aatacaaaaaaaaaacatttatggCAGAATATCCGAAGAACATTTAAATAACTTCTCCAGGAATTTGCTATCGCCTCGCTGTGGCGTAGTGGCCTAGTAAGGCCCGGCGGTTCGATCGCAAATATCGCAGTTCCGTATCGCGAGAAAAAATTTAAACAAGCGACGAGGGCAAACACTAATTACATACATTATCCACAATgaataaaatgtttgtttgtcaaACTTTCTatggttttatttatttatcagaCTCAGTCTTTGTAATAATAGGGCAAAATGAAGAATCATTTTGACATCTCTACAGATTGGACAAGCCTTTTTACCCAAAATGTCCTCACACATTATTGATATTTataaaggaagaaaaaaaaattgtagttTTTGTAGTTTGATTATTAATCCCGCTCTGCTCTTCGCTGGATGTGGATAATTAACTTGAACTAATTGACCTAATACTGCATATTTTTTACTTGGTTAATAAGCACGAGAACTAAACCATTAGAATAATTGCTTGGAATCAAAAACGTCGAGTCAGTTTGCCGCGAATGTGTCGTAAGGAATGTGGCTCCCTGTTTGCTTGCTTGTCTCAACAGTGAACTTTTCTGTGTAGGGAGCCTCATCTGATGACGATTGTgatttttcaaacaacaaGGAATTAATCAGTCATCCGAAATCTTATTTGAGGGTTGATGCTATCTCAAAAAGTTTGAAacgggattttttttatcttgttcATTAAAGCGTTTAGAGAAATCCTCATGTTTTTCATTCAATATCCGACCTGACTCCGTCTCTAAGTTCTTGTGCGAACTGCTCGCTCTTCATATGCACAACTCGCCGGACAGTTTTGAGTCAGATGACATGTGGCATCACTTTAGCGTTCATTTGAGATAGTTTTATGAGGCAAGGTTTCATGAACACAAGAGTTATAAATTCATGCTTTCTGAATAGGAAAAAGGTATACCGTTAACCACTAACTGCAACGACAATGTGCACCATACTGAAAATACTTAAATACTTAATTAAATTGACCTATTCTAGCTTGGCGCTGATGTCTAGGTGGTGGCGTCTGAAGACGTCGCAGGTGTCCAGGGATCCGCAAGGATCGAAATGCTGGCAAGGCGCTTATCGAATACTATAACTATAACTAATAACTAAAACAAATACTTACTATAACCATAACCATAATGGGGGACAACAAATGTTAAATCTCTCTAAAGTTGAGTTTATAATATTAATGTATAGTTGAATCAACAACAGACGTTCAGCTACGAGAAgcaactttatttatttatcagaCTCAGTCTTTCCTTTTTACCCAAAATATCCTAACacattatttaatatttgttAAGGAATGAAATATAGTAGTTTTGTATAGTTAGATTCTGAACCCTGCTCCGCTTTTCGCTGGGAATACTGCACATTATTGACTTCGTTAAAGAAACAATTATAAATTGAATTTCAAACATGCAATTTAAAGAAGAAACTTTAATGAAGGAAATAGAAGTCGAAAGTTAAACTTTAAAGTTGAAAACGAAAGTCGATTTTTGGTGGGGTTCTAATGCCATACATAAcactaacaacaacaaatcaaATCACCTACTGAAAGTCacaagcaacaacaaaaacaaccgAAGATCGCCGAAGATTAACGCCATATACAAATGTTTTCCATCTTCTTATAGAATCCTTTTGATGACTTGACGTGCCTGAATGGCGCCAAATGTAACGCTAGCTATGAGAGCAACATGGGGGTGTGCGAGTGCAAGCCTGGATACCTCGGGAAAAGATGTGAAAAAGGTATAAGTTAAATGCTTTTTTATAGATTCACGTTTCGCCTTAACCAAAATTTTTACGGACATtgaaacttgtttttttttagcgaTCTCAGACAGATTACTTGTTTTACCCACATGACGCCAACGTTTTGTCCATTTTTGTCACTGGCtgattgatgatggtgatcgCTTTGAACTGTAAATCTAATTTTTAGCTTCAGATTGTTTGCTCGCTCTTGGAGTGGAAAGTTCTTTCATCGCAAACTGGCAGATGACAGGCTCATCTTCAATGGCTGGATCTTCAATGCCTTACAGTGCACTCTTGAATAACCAATACACTTCCGGCCAGACATTTGGGATCTGGAGAGCCAAGAGAGAGCAAGCCGGCGAGTACTTACAGGTGGATTTACTCGTGGTGAAGAACATCAACAAAGTCGCCACACAAGGGAACCCGTCGAATATCAATTCGAGGAGTTTGAACTAATGGGTGACTAGATACGAGCTCAGCCTTGGTGCCGTTGCCTTGACAACCTACCCTCGTGTGAGTATACAGGCATAAGACATGTATCCGATGGCCAGTGGGAGATATGTATGTAATGTCGCCTTGACAACCTACCCTCGTGTGAGTATACAGACATAAGACATGTATCCGAGGACCAGTGGGAGTTATGTATGTAATGTCGCCTGGACAACCTACCCTCATGTGAGTATACAGGCATAAGACATGTATCCGATGGCCAGTGGGAGATATGTATGTAATGTCGCCTGGACAACCTACCCTCGTGTGAGTATACAGACATAAGACATGTATCCGATGACAAGTGGGAGATATGTATGTAATGACCAGGAAGGGCAATGTATTTAATGGACCAGGAGGCGATATGTATCTGATGACCTGGAAAGAATAAGTAACTAATGACCAGGATGGAACATGTATCTAGTAACCAAGGGGCATGTCACTACGAAGTGAAATGACCAGAAAGGAACATATGTATCGAATGACCAGGAAGGAAGTGTATCCAACAACgacatttctttttaatttgaCTAAGAAACAATTTGTATCTTTGCAGTCTTACTATGATAAGTGGCTTCTTTTTCAGGAATTTTCTGGAAATACCGACCGTGACACGGTGGTGTCACACATCCTTCCGGTCACCATTCAGACCAGGTACATCCGGTTCGTGGTGAAGGCTTGGAATGAGTTGCCTCAAGTGACCATGATTTAaaagaacgaatccccgtggcccatgataacgtccatgaaagctatttttagattgcgcgagcttgtcaatcatagcatccatatatggttcgtcgcgccatatttggttatgggcacaATTTCACAACAATTTctttccctctgcacttctttacttcgttcgcgacctgtttttatccttttagcttctcttcaaggctcatgatcacaatgaTCACAAGGGTGGTGTCCtggtatctgttaagttatctaaatgttatataaataattgaacgggaagacgtcggggagacggtgaatttggagttcattcacATGAGGAGCCCCAGCCGGCCTGAAATGGCTTTGCACACCTATTTTAGGCGTGCAAAAATACACCTTAGCAGGGGATTAGTGGTCAAAAGGTGTATAAAATCTGTAAGCACGCGCGGGGTCGTATTACACAACTACTGTTTATATCTTTCAACGTCACGGAGCCTGGAGTACGATTTGTGTTCCTAACTCCAAACTCGCCACGTTTCGCTCATGGACAGAGACactcggaattcggctgttctgagaggggacgagtaaagccttttttttgtgaaatgttttcaataaaattgccttaaaacttagaacatgccttaattttattgacaacatttcacaaaaaacgctttactcgtcccctctcagaacagccgaattccgagctacgaacaagagcaaccattgcctgggctacctgtgtttctTCCCAGCGCGGTCAAGCGTAACTAATCGTCCAACGGCGTCGGTCAAGGATACTTGTGGCTACTTTCTCGTTTTAAAATACGGCTAGCGACAAGGGAAAATAGTTTAGCTCGGATGTGttgccacatatcgaatgtaagtgtaccctggcataggtctgcgagataaaaatattttgtttgttgttttttcctctCAAATTTCAacggtatttgagtgctactgaaaatggcgcctccaaccttgttgctttccttagtagggggagagaagtcataaattccgttaagaaccccccccccccaaaaaaaaaaaaaaaatcgtgcattacacgtgaatttgacaacaacaaggcatcttcttagttttaaggcaattttatttacaacatttcacacaaataacgctttactcgtcctctctcagaacagccgaattccgtgctacgaacaagcaaccattgcctgggctacctgtggttacCAAACAACAACTATACGAGTACCGAACGAACAACTTCCGAGACCAAATAAAACCGCCAGCTGCGCAAAAAGCATACAAgctgaatttttttcttacaaattTATATTTGTCCAGGTTACACATTCTTTCTAATCTTTCCTCTAAGGTCTCTGAGTGATGGTCTTTTTCAAGCAGAAAAATTTGTAGCGTCCTTTATAAAAACCCAATTAAAGAGAAGTAGTCGTCATAAATCCCACTGAAAACACATCAATGGCGTTGGTACTCTAACTGCCAGGGACTCGAACTTCTGGGCCGTATATTCGGCGGTCGAAAGCTTCTCTCATGATGGAGCTTCAAAGTGCTTGCGGCAGCATTTCCCGAAGTAGATGATAACAGGGCAGTTTTGCCCTTCCCGCTCCTCGACTAAAACGTTATTGGATTTGATGTCATTGTGGAGATTTCCTTTGTGATGTATATAGTCAACCGTATTGCAGATCTTTTGAAACACTGCATTCAACTGTTGTTTTGAAAGTagagaaaatgaaataaatacagtacGGTATTTACATATACCTTGATTGGCTATTAgtttggataacttcattacaTCTCATTTGCAGGTTTTAAATCATAGCAATTATGTTTCagctgaagtcttcaaggcgtgccgcccaaaacaacagtgaaaacacaaagcacattacacaacctcctatatgaaaaaatatatattcagcAATgtgtttcagatgaagtcttcaaggcgtgccgcccaaaacaacagtgaaaacacaaagcacattacacaacctcctatatgaaaaatatatattaagcaatatgtttcagctgaagtcttcaaggcgtgctgcccaaaacaacagtgagaatATAAAGCACATTACCTGATTACACAACCTtctatatgaaaaaatatatattcagcaatatgtttcagatgaagtcttcaaggcgtgccgcccaaaacaacagtgagaacataaagcacattacctgattacacaacctcctatatgaaaaaaatatatccagcaatatgtttcagatgaagtcttcaaggcgtgccgcccaaaacaacagtgagaacataaagcacattacacaacctcctatatgaaaaaaatatatccagcaatatgtttcagctgaagtcttcaaggcgtgccgcccaaaacaacagtgaaaaCATAAAGCAaattacacaacctcctatatgaaaaaaatatatattcagcGATATGTTTCagctgaagtcttcaaggcgtgccgcccaaaacaacagtgaaaacacaaagcacattacacaacctcctatatgaaaaaatatatattcagcAATGTGTTTCcgatgaagtcttcaaggcgtgccgcccaaaacaacagtgaaaacacaaagcacattacacaacctcctatatgaaaaaaatatattaagcaatatgtttcagctgaagtcttcaaggcgtgccgcccaaaacaacagtgagaatATAAAGCACATTACCTgattacacaacctcctatatgaaaaaaatatatattcagcaatatctttcagatgaagtcttcaaggcgtgccgcccaaaacaacagtgagaacataaagcacattacCTGATTACACAAcatcctatatgaaaaaaatatatccagcaatatgtttcagatgaagtcttcaaggcgtgccgcccaaaacaacagtgagaacataaagcacattacacaacctcctatatgaaaaaaatatatccagcaatatgtttcagctgaagtcttcaaggcgtgccgcccaaaacaacagtgaaaacacaaagcacataacacaacctcctatatgaaaaaaatatattaagcaatatgtttcagatgaagttttcaaggcgtgccgcccaaaacaacagtgagaagataaagcacattacacattctcctatatgaaaaaatatatccagcaatatgtttcagctgaagtcttcaaggcgtgccgcccaaaacaacagtgaaaaCATAAAGCAaattacacaacctcctatatgaaaaaaaatatatattcagcaatatgtttcagatgaagtcttcaaggcgtgccgcccaaaacaacaatgaaaacaaaaagcacattacacaacctcctatatgaaaaaatatatattcagcaatatgtttcagatgaagtcttcaaggcgtgccgcccaaaacaacagtgaaaacacaaagcacattacacaacctcctatatgaaaaaaatatattaagcaATATGTTATagctgaagtcttcaaggcgtgccgcccaaaacaacagtgaaaacacaaagcacattacacaacctcctctatgaaaaaaatatatccagcaaTATGTTCCggatgaagtcttcaaggcgtgccgcccaaaacaacagtgggaacataaagcacattacctgattacacaacctcctatatgaaaaaaatatattaagcaatatgtttcagctgaagtcttcaaggcgtgccgcccaaaacaacagtgaaaacacaaagcacattacacaacctcctatatgaaaaaaatatattaagcaatatgtttcagatgaagtcttcaaggcgtgccgcccaaaacaacagtgagaacataaagcacattacacaacctcctatatgaaaaaatatatccagcaatatgtttcagctgaagtcttcaaggcgtgccgcccaaaacaacagtgagaacataaagcacattacacaacctcctatatgaaaaaaatatatatattcagcGATATGTTTCagctgaagtcttcaaggcgtgccgcccaaaacaacagtgaaaacacaaagcacattacacaacctcctatatgaaaaaatatatattcagcAATgtgtttcagatgaagtcttcaaggcgtgccgcccaaaacaacaatgaaaacaaaaagcacattacacaacctcctatatgaaaaaaatatattaagcaatatgtttcagctgaagtcttcaaggcgtgccgcccaaaacaacagtgagaatATAAAGCACATTACCTgattacacaacctcctatatgaaaaaatatatattcagcaatatgtttcagatgaagtcttcaaggcgtgccgcccaaaacaacagtgagaacataaagcacattacctgattacacaacctcctatatgaaaaaaatatatccagcaatatgtttcggatgaagtcttcaaggcgtgccgcccaaaacaaaatacaaaaatataattattacaattattacaagcaaaaacataaatatatttattaagGATAAGTTATTATTTGTCAGCTGATTGCTACAATACCAAACTCTTGTCCGCCAAATTTCTCTCTAGCTTTTCGATCTTTACCGAAAGCGATTCCACTTTCGTTCTTACTTCATGCTGTGCCAGTGTTTTCGAGCATGAGTTGGGGTAAACGTGGTTGATCTCCTTGTCGGTTCCCGGCAGTACGTTTAGAAGTCTGAAGGAATCCCTACTTGCTGAAATCTCCCCGATTACTCCAAACGCTTAAAGGACGTAGACTTCTTCCGTTCTAGCCCTGTTTCAGGCAACGCAATCTGCTTAAAACCATTTGATC
The sequence above is a segment of the Nematostella vectensis chromosome 2, jaNemVect1.1, whole genome shotgun sequence genome. Coding sequences within it:
- the LOC116601521 gene encoding uncharacterized protein LOC116601521 — protein: MGVCECKPGYLGKRCEKASDCLLALGVESSFIANWQMTGSSSMAGSSMPYSALLNNQYTSGQTFGIWRAKREQAGEYLQVDLLVVKNINKVATQGNPSNINSRSLN